The region cgacgcggcTCCGTACAGCGGCACCTTTAATCCCTTTGACGAGCCCGACTCGGTGTGGGGGCCGTacgagcaggcgcgtgTGCCGGACGCGGCCTGGCCACTTCGGCAGCAGGCAGCGCTGCACCGCGGCGTGGCGCCCCACATGCTGGAcaatgtgcgtgcgccCGAGGAGcagcgctcggcggccgctgcgATGCTggcagcgcgtgcgcggcaGCTCCAGGAGGCGGGCGAGACGGTATCGACGCACTCGATGAGCGATGTGCGGACGCAtctggcgcggcagcaggcccagcagcaggcgcagcacggcccCACGGCCGATGCCCACTCGCTGCTCACTCTTTTGCGGCGCGGGCAGGAGCCGGACGTGCTGGCGGACGCTgccacgccgccggcgcccCCGCCGGgtctgcgcacgcagccgccgaaTCGGGCGACGGGCCTGctcctggcgcagctcctcggcacgccgcccgcgcagcagcacccCGATGCCTACGCAGCAGGCGTTCCCCCGGCCACGGTGCGGCAGCCATAGACGACCACCACGAGCGGCAGCATGCCTGTGCGTACTTCCTGGGCATGTGTGGCGGTCCTACATAGCCGATCTGTACGAGGACACACACCTTCATcagcacaggcgcacgtcgcctCCACGTCACGGCGGGGCGTGGCGCCAAGTGTCGTGGAgcggccatggcagcagcgccgaccTTCTccgccagcggcacgccgtcgtTCTGCGCGCCGGCCAAGATCAGGATCCTGCTggtgccggcggcgccacTGGAGCAGGCCGAGTTTGAGCGGTGGTCCAGTGTCGTGCGCGCGTACGAGCACATCCCGCTGACCGATGTGCCACGCtcgcggccgccgccccGGGCGCCCGTGTACGAGCAGAGCGAGGTGCACTTGTCGTTCGTGACGACGCACGACTCTGCGAGCACGTACCTCGCGCCCTTTCAGCTGCATCacgtcgtgcacggcgtcctCGGCCTCGCGACGCGTACCACGGCCCTGGAGCGTGTGCCTCGGATGCTGTCGGAGGCGTATCCACACGCCTTTGCGCATCGCGTATGGGCGTTTGACGTGCGAAAGGCTCGAGAAAATGGCGATATGGCTATGGAGCACGATGACGGCGTCGATGATGCGTTTGAGCCGCAGAGCgacgtgtgccgcgcccgTGAGCCGGGCGTCCACGTCGTGCCtgccgtgcgtcgcgatgcgcaggaCGTGCGGTGGTACGTGCGTCAGCTCCTCGCGGACATGATCGGCTCGCTCCTTGATCAGCTCGATCACTACGTCGCGcatctcgacgagctcgagacaccgcgcgagacgctgcggggcgcagcgcctccgccagcgccagcgccgtcgGAGATGCGCCTTGTGCCGCGCAAATCGACCGTCGCGACGGCAAGCAAGATTTTTGGGCTGAAAAAGAGCAGCGTCGAAAAGCCGGCGCCCTcgctgcgcgtcgtcaaGGTCAAGGCAGATGCAGCGATGATGAGTGGGTACCTGTGggacgcgctcgagctgtaCGACAGCATCCTGACCCACACAGGTCGGGAGCGCGCTCTTGCCGGCGGTCACGACGCCGTGTGGTTCGCgggcgcgctcgagggaTGGGCCGTCACGCGGGTCATTCTCTCGCGCATGGGCGGcgaggccgtggcgcaggcgccgtgcctcTTGTACCCCCTCACGCCGGGCAAGGACAAGGACACGCACGATCCCACCCCGGAGCCCCTGGCATGGCGCGACGTCGCTGAGGCGTACGCCCTGGCGCTCGCCATCTACCGCCAATgcctcgcgccgccgcacgtccagctcgaggcgctgcggtCCATGACGAACGAGACGTCGCGCGACTACACACCGCCGTACGTCTACGCCAGCGCGTGCCTCCAATATGCGCGCTTCCTCCTCGCCCTCTTTGCTTCCGGCGGATGGAAcgccgatgcgcacgaCCAGCTCATGTACGGCGGCGACCCACCAGCGCTCGATacgggcgtgccgctcacGTTCAGCGAGCAAGCGCACCTCGCCGCCGTCTCGGGCATTTACCGCCACGAAATcgccgcggcagcgagcgcagctcTCACGCCGTCCTtgccgctgctcgtgccgaccgagcagctgcgcatccTCGCGCCCCTGCACCGCATATGCACGCTGCTGAGCTACACACGCCTGGCGGCACACATAGGGCGTGTGCTCGGCACAGTCGTGTGCAGCATGCTGACTCGCACGCTGCGAACGCGCTCAATCGCGCCTCACGTCGCCTGGGACAGCGTGCGAGACATGCTGCGGTGGCATACCCACACCACCACGATGCCGCGTGCCGATGCCGTTCCCACGGGCGTCTTCGCTTCGGCGAATCCGGCCCTCGTTCTCGGCATCGCGGCGTGCGATGCCTACGGCATCGACATACTGGCCTcgccgctcgtgcatgtgcctcCGACGCACATCCTCGAGATCGCTCGTCAGCGCATATGTGCGTACGCTTATACCGACATGCTCACCTCCGCCCTCGGCGACGAAGGCCGCCGATGGCTGCCGCGACTGAGCGActcggccgccgtcgcatACCGCCCACGAGCGCCGTTTGGATGGCACGATCTGCAGGTACAGCTCCTCCAGGACTTGATCGTGCAGTgtgaggcgctcgacgaacCTTTGGGCCAAGTGTTCTTTGCGGCGCTCCTCTTGCGACACACGCGCCCCACGGCCGCGATCCTCGACGGCCTGCGTCACGCGCTTCCACGCGCTCAGACATATGCGCCGCATGTCCAGCTGCGCTACTGGGGCCCACCCGACCTGCTGCGCTCCATGCAATGGCATGCTGGCCGCGTGCACGTATCCCTATGCAACCCATGGCCCATCCCCCTGCCCCTGTACGATGTGCACGCGGTAGGCGCGGGCCTCGACGTGTCGACGCCCGCCGTGCAAGCCGTCGTGCCCCCCCACTGCCTTCACACCCTCCAGCTCCACGTCGTGCCCCAGGCCCCCGGCACCTGGCACCTCCGCGGCGTACGTGTGCGGTTGTGgggcgccgaggcgcacacCCTACACATCCACAAAAGCAGCGCGCCTATtcgctgcgccgcaggcTTGCTGGGCCGCCCAGGCGCTCAGCTCGTGCAGTGGATCATCCAGGCGCGCGTACGAGACTTGAGCCAGGCGCTCGAACGACCGCCCGCATCGCTGGCATgcgcgctgggcgcgccgcgtgcgcccTGCCACATCCGCCTACCCACCTCGGTCGTCCTGCTTATGGACGGCGCCTCAGAGCATGTGCGTGTCGCCCTGCACAACCCCTCGGATGCGCCCATCGACGTGCCATGCTCCGTGGATGATGGACAGCCGCCGCCACACCGTGAGGCGTCAGAGATCGAGCTGTACGAGCACGAGTggctcgcgctgcacgagcccGTCGCGACGATCCACCCCACCCGTGTGTCCGTGGCACCGCATGCCACAGCGTATGCAGATGTGCACGTACGTGGACGGACGGGCTGCGACTGGCTCCGACTGCACGCCGGCTCCGAGGTAGCGACGCTGCCCCTCTGCGTCGAGCCCAGCGTCATGACGAGCGACttgcgcgtcgagcgcatcagCGATGCCTCGGCGCAACGGCTCTTCGCGGCCCTGCAGGCGCCTGCCCCGCAGCCCGGCCCGTATGTGCTCGTGAGCTTCCACGCACGGAATGTGTCCACGTCGTCCCTGCGTGTGTGTATCGATGCGGgtgtgcgcctcgagcgcacaCTGCCGTCAGGCGAGTCGGCCCGCATGGCATGGCCGATGGCACCGATGACACTCACGCACGCCGATCTCCTCCGGCCCATTCCTGCGCTGTGCGAGCGTCAGTATGTCGTGCCCAAAACCACGCTCTCAGACGCGGCCAAGGCCCAGTTCTGGGTGCGCGAAGCGCTGTGGCAACGCGTGcgggcgacgtggacgacgagcgcggaGGCCCACGGTGACGTGCATCTACGTGCCCTCTGGCCCTCCGACGctcatgtgccgctgctcgtggcgccgcgcgtccaCGTCGATGTGCACATGGACACAGCCGCGGCCACCGACTCGGTGGTGCGTCCCACCATCCGTGTGCGCGGACTCGAGGGAGCCCAGTGTGTACGCGTACGCATCGagccgcgcctcggcacaGATGCGCCCCGcatgcatgccatggcGCCCGAAGGGGCGTGGGACATGACCTGGTCTCCTCTCGCTTCCCCCGAACTCGAATGGACCACATCcgtgtgcttcttgtcCGAAGGGCCGTGGCTCGTGGGCGCATATGCTCACGTCATATGGCCGAACGCCACCGAGCCGCACCTCTATGCCAGCACAGCAGTGCAGGTGGATGTGTCGTAACTCGGTGTCATACCCTCATCTCCCTCATCATGGCCGATCGGTGGCGCCACTCACTCGGCTCGCTGgagcgccgcacacgcCCTCTTTCCTACCGACAGACGCCGCGCATAGAGCCATGCCGCAGTAGTAGTAGTGATACCAGTCTACACAAACGCTCCTCGGAGGAGGAAGCTTCGCCCGCAGTCAAACGCGCGCGCTTTACACCCAAGCCTCCCAtcccgcgccgccctctgcacgcgctgccgccTGCACCACGCAGTCCATCGTCGCCATTCTTCGCCATACCCCGCAAGCCCGGTGGCTCTTGGCCGCGGCCCACACCATCGTCGCCACCAACGATTCTCGTGTCACCCCCCGacagcgacatggccgcgatcatggcgcgctgcgctcggCCCTCGACGGATGCCACCTGGCAGCGCGCGTTTATACGTACCCTTCTCACACGCGATCAACTGGCCTTTGACAAACTCGCTTGGCAGCTTGATCTCGTCTTTGCCAAGCTGGCCGCCACCCTCAACTGCGACGTGGCGGGCCTGGCCAAacacgccgcgcgtcagaccatcgagctgctgacgcgcgcatggcgtccTGCTACGCCAGAAGATTATGCGCTCTCACCGCCTAGCTTCCGGCTCCCGCGCATGACCCACGAGCTGATCCCACGTACCCCCGCCACCAGCAAAGCTCACGCTCTGTGGAGCCAACAAGTCTCAGCCACCGTCGGAGCTGATATGGCGGAACGACTCAGCTTGCACATCGCTCACACGGTGTGGTACATGGCTGTtcgcgacgctcgtcgtccttACACACGCCCGGCTATCATGGCTCAGTACTGCGCACACATTCTCGCGTATCTACGCCGCTGGACCGCACACGAACACCTACACCCCCTTCATCTCTTACCGACGGCCCACttgcagacgctcgagtcgcAGCACagtgcgtgcgcatcaacCATCTTGCATGACGTATTCCAACGCAATTTACACCAACAACTCACCGACTTCCAGAAGCAACGACATACCAGCCAGCCGTTCCTTCAAGTACccggcgtcgacgcatcATCGTCCCACGGACCCTGTCTCCTCACCGACGTCCAGGGACCCGACTTGATCGATGCTGCCCGCTTTGTCGGCGAATTAGCCCGTTTACACGTAGTGGCGACGCCAGCTACTGTCGAACAATGGCTTCAGGCCCTGTTTTTACACGAAA is a window of Malassezia restricta chromosome III, complete sequence DNA encoding:
- a CDS encoding trafficking protein particle complex subunit 9, coding for MAAAPTFSASGTPSFCAPAKIRILLVPAAPLEQAEFERWSSVVRAYEHIPLTDVPRSRPPPRAPVYEQSEVHLSFVTTHDSASTYLAPFQLHHVVHGVLGLATRTTALERVPRMLSEAYPHAFAHRVWAFDVRKARENGDMAMEHDDGVDDAFEPQSDVCRAREPGVHVVPAVRRDAQDVRWYVRQLLADMIGSLLDQLDHYVAHLDELETPRETLRGAAPPPAPAPSEMRLVPRKSTVATASKIFGLKKSSVEKPAPSLRVVKVKADAAMMSGYLWDALELYDSILTHTGRERALAGGHDAVWFAGALEGWAVTRVILSRMGGEAVAQAPCLLYPLTPGKDKDTHDPTPEPLAWRDVAEAYALALAIYRQCLAPPHVQLEALRSMTNETSRDYTPPYVYASACLQYARFLLALFASGGWNADAHDQLMYGGDPPALDTGVPLTFSEQAHLAAVSGIYRHEIAAAASAALTPSLPLLVPTEQLRILAPLHRICTLLSYTRLAAHIGRVLGTVVCSMLTRTLRTRSIAPHVAWDSVRDMLRWHTHTTTMPRADAVPTGVFASANPALVLGIAACDAYGIDILASPLVHVPPTHILEIARQRICAYAYTDMLTSALGDEGRRWLPRLSDSAAVAYRPRAPFGWHDLQVQLLQDLIVQCEALDEPLGQVFFAALLLRHTRPTAAILDGLRHALPRAQTYAPHVQLRYWGPPDLLRSMQWHAGRVHVSLCNPWPIPLPLYDVHAVGAGLDVSTPAVQAVVPPHCLHTLQLHVVPQAPGTWHLRGVRVRLWGAEAHTLHIHKSSAPIRCAAGLLGRPGAQLVQWIIQARVRDLSQALERPPASLACALGAPRAPCHIRLPTSVVLLMDGASEHVRVALHNPSDAPIDVPCSVDDGQPPPHREASEIELYEHEWLALHEPVATIHPTRVSVAPHATAYADVHVRGRTGCDWLRLHAGSEVATLPLCVEPSVMTSDLRVERISDASAQRLFAALQAPAPQPGPYVLVSFHARNVSTSSLRVCIDAGVRLERTLPSGESARMAWPMAPMTLTHADLLRPIPALCERQYVVPKTTLSDAAKAQFWVREALWQRVRATWTTSAEAHGDVHLRALWPSDAHVPLLVAPRVHVDVHMDTAAATDSVVRPTIRVRGLEGAQCVRVRIEPRLGTDAPRMHAMAPEGAWDMTWSPLASPELEWTTSVCFLSEGPWLVGAYAHVIWPNATEPHLYASTAVQVDVS